The Nitrosomonas stercoris genomic sequence TCAATTACCGTTAACAAAAATTGGCGGGTTATTTTTGTTTTCGTGGGCGTCGATACCGACCTGGTTGATTATCTGGATTACCACGACAAATAGGAGCGAAGCTATGGACATGATGAACCATCCCCACCCTGGCATGATCTTGCGTGAGGACGTGTTAAAAGCGCTGGACATGACCGTAGGCGAAGCAGCTAAACGCTTAGGCATGTCGCGTGAGTCGATTTCTCGCGTGGTCAACGGGCGCAGCGCCATCAGCTACGACTTGGCCATAAGGCTGGAAGCGGCTGGCGTCAGTACGGCCCGCTTCTGGACGGCATTGCAGTGCGAATACGACCTTGAAAAGGCGCGGGAGGGAGCCCAAGACGCAGAACTATTAAAAATAGTGCCACTGGTTCCTAAGCACGAATTAAAGCAGGTATAGAAGGTGAGCCTGAATACTTGCGATATTCAGGCTCTTGTCGCGGACTTGTGAAGGAAAACACGAAAGGTCACGTGACATAAGTATTATGGCACATTCGTGCACTTACCAGCTCGACTATTGAGATCAAAACAATCAAAGAGACATTCTATTAATATTCTTTTTATAGCAAAATTTAATTTAATCTTGCTTTATGAGTTTTTGTAGGGCATGATTATGTTATGAGCATAGATACAATGAATATTGTTGGCCCTACGGGTTTTAAAGAATTGTTAGCGGCTGACAGCGTTCAAGATACAGTCATTCGCGGCGAGATAAAGGGATTAGTTATAGCCCTGAGAGTTGGCGAGAAAGACTTTGTTTTGGGGCGTTCGCGCGGTGGAGTGCGGTACTTCTATTCAATCGACGGAGCAGCATCAGTGTTGATTCAGTACGGCATTAACCAGTTCGATTTGGATTTGAGAGGCTGGCTGCCGCGAACACTCACCAAGAATCAAAAAAGACAGTCTTTACCAGGTAGCACCAGTGAAGACATTTAGAAAAGCAAAAGCCCCCGATGGCACGGAGGCTTTGCAAGAATCAGGAACACATACTTGAATTGTTTAGCCGCAATCCAAGTATGACCGCCGCAGAATCATAGAACACAAAGAATCAACGACTAATTCGCTAATACTATTCTACGGCCTTGTTCCTTCTTTGACAAGTTATTGCGCTCTTGCGCGTGGCTGGAAGGGGTTACATGGCAACAAATCCACAACTCTCCCTATTTAGTCGGGAAGAAGAAGCCAGGGCATATCATGACTCTGAGCGGGCAGGTTTTTTTTCTATCCTGGTTAATGCTAAGGGCGACAAACGCCAATCATCTCACCGACTGATTGAGATGCCCACGGTACTGGGTTTAATCGATAAGAACCGCGACACCTGGATGACTCAGGCCGAGTTTATCCGGCCAAATCGACGTGTGGTTAACCTTGCCCGCGTCGGTCTGCTTTTTGCCGATTTGGACACCTACCGCGAGCCGTGGGCTTCTGGCCGAACGCCGGAGCAGTTAGTAGAGTCCATACTGTACTACTGCTCCCAAGAAGGCATTCCCCTTCCCTCAATACTGGTTTTTTCAG encodes the following:
- a CDS encoding putative HTH-type transcriptional regulator, with the protein product MDMMNHPHPGMILREDVLKALDMTVGEAAKRLGMSRESISRVVNGRSAISYDLAIRLEAAGVSTARFWTALQCEYDLEKAREGAQDAELLKIVPLVPKHELKQV